A single region of the Acetivibrio cellulolyticus CD2 genome encodes:
- a CDS encoding bifunctional folylpolyglutamate synthase/dihydrofolate synthase has product MNYDEALNYIHGTLKFGIKLGLESIETLLSLMGNPQDKLKYVHVAGTNGKGSTVTFISSILIEAGYKVGIYTSPSIERFSERIKVNSTEIDGDDLGRITGFVKENVDIMVSKYGIYPTEFEIVMAIAFQYFYEMECDIVVLEVGLGGRFDATNIIKDPLVSVITTISYDHMDRLGDTLEKIAFEKGGIIKNGSDVVVFPQPEGVMNVISGICEDRKASLHIVDFKTIKIKSCSIDGQEFAYKVWNSLKISLLGEYQVKNAAVALNTIELLREKGYKISDNSIEKGLFNAKWPGRLEVLSKQPVFLIDGAHNGEGAAALAMVLKAYFPGKKILFIVGALKDKEISSIIEPTLPLAKGYITVTPDSGRALPSKDLADFVLQYCKNVLVSDTIVEAVKTSLSLVSEDDIICAYGSLYYIGKVRSFFKP; this is encoded by the coding sequence ATGAATTATGATGAAGCTTTAAACTATATTCATGGGACATTGAAATTTGGAATTAAACTTGGACTTGAAAGTATAGAGACTTTACTCAGCTTGATGGGCAACCCGCAAGACAAACTTAAGTATGTTCATGTTGCCGGAACGAACGGTAAAGGCTCAACAGTGACATTTATCAGCAGCATCCTGATTGAAGCAGGATATAAGGTGGGTATATATACGTCCCCAAGTATTGAACGCTTTAGTGAGCGTATTAAAGTAAATTCTACAGAGATAGATGGAGATGATCTTGGGAGAATAACTGGTTTTGTCAAAGAAAATGTAGATATTATGGTTTCAAAATATGGGATTTATCCTACGGAGTTTGAAATAGTAATGGCAATAGCATTTCAGTACTTTTATGAGATGGAGTGTGATATTGTTGTTTTAGAAGTTGGGCTTGGGGGTAGGTTTGATGCTACTAATATAATTAAAGACCCATTGGTATCAGTTATTACAACTATTAGCTATGATCATATGGATAGGCTGGGTGATACCCTTGAAAAGATAGCATTCGAAAAGGGTGGAATTATTAAAAATGGATCCGATGTAGTTGTTTTTCCTCAGCCAGAAGGAGTAATGAACGTCATAAGCGGAATATGCGAGGATAGGAAAGCTTCTTTACATATTGTGGACTTTAAAACCATAAAAATAAAAAGTTGCTCTATAGACGGGCAGGAATTTGCGTATAAAGTGTGGAATTCTTTAAAGATATCTCTATTAGGAGAATATCAGGTGAAGAATGCTGCAGTTGCATTAAATACTATAGAACTTCTGAGAGAAAAGGGATATAAGATATCTGACAATAGCATTGAAAAAGGGCTTTTTAATGCAAAGTGGCCCGGAAGACTTGAAGTTTTGAGTAAGCAACCTGTTTTTCTGATTGATGGTGCCCATAACGGAGAAGGTGCTGCTGCATTGGCAATGGTACTGAAAGCATATTTTCCAGGGAAAAAGATATTATTCATTGTTGGGGCATTGAAAGATAAGGAAATCAGCTCAATTATAGAGCCAACTTTGCCTCTTGCGAAAGGCTATATAACAGTAACGCCTGACAGTGGAAGAGCCCTGCCTTCAAAAGATTTGGCAGATTTTGTTTTACAGTATTGTAAAAATGTGTTGGTTAGTGATACAATTGTAGAGGCAGTAAAAACAAGTTTAAGCCTTGTTTCCGAAGATGATATAATATGTGCCTACGGTTCGCTTTATTATATTGGAAAGGTTAGAAGTTTTTTTAAGCCCTGA
- a CDS encoding helix-turn-helix transcriptional regulator codes for MDNWEKINAVQRMQDFIEAHLNLPITLHMLANVAGYSPWHSARIFKELMGKTPFEYIRVLRLTRAALKLRDEDVKVVDVAFDFVFDSHEGFTRAFSKQFGMTPQYYSKNTPPIKLFLPSRIHDYYLILQKGEDSMPENSNVNTVFVQVIERPQRKLILKRGINAGHYFEYCEEVGCDVWGVLTSIKEAIYEPVGMWLPKNLQKPGTSIYAQGVEVPADYKGEVPEGFELIELPPCKMMVFQGQPFEDEKFEDAIGELWDVMKKYNPEIYGFTWADEDAPRIQLVPLGYRGYIEARPVRPVNK; via the coding sequence ATGGATAACTGGGAAAAAATAAATGCAGTACAACGAATGCAGGATTTTATTGAAGCGCATTTAAATTTACCAATAACTCTTCATATGCTTGCAAATGTTGCAGGGTATTCGCCATGGCACTCTGCAAGGATATTTAAGGAGCTCATGGGAAAAACGCCCTTTGAATACATAAGGGTCCTAAGGTTGACCAGAGCAGCTTTGAAGTTACGTGATGAGGATGTTAAAGTTGTTGATGTAGCTTTCGATTTTGTCTTTGACTCGCACGAAGGCTTTACGAGAGCATTTTCCAAACAATTTGGAATGACTCCGCAGTACTATAGCAAAAATACACCGCCTATCAAGCTATTTTTACCCAGTCGTATTCATGATTATTATCTCATATTACAAAAAGGAGAGGATAGCATGCCTGAAAATTCAAACGTCAATACGGTTTTTGTTCAAGTTATTGAACGACCTCAACGAAAACTCATTTTAAAGCGTGGTATTAATGCCGGACATTACTTTGAATATTGCGAGGAAGTAGGCTGTGATGTGTGGGGGGTGCTCACGAGTATAAAAGAAGCCATATATGAACCAGTTGGAATGTGGCTTCCGAAAAACCTGCAAAAGCCAGGTACATCAATTTATGCTCAAGGTGTAGAGGTTCCTGCAGATTATAAGGGCGAAGTTCCTGAAGGATTTGAGCTGATTGAATTGCCGCCTTGCAAGATGATGGTTTTTCAAGGGCAGCCTTTTGAAGATGAAAAGTTTGAAGATGCTATTGGAGAATTGTGGGATGTAATGAAAAAATACAATCCTGAAATTTATGGTTTTACATGGGCGGACGAAGATGCACCGAGGATACAATTAGTACCGTTGGGATATAGAGGATATATTGAAGCCAGACCGGTCAGACCTGTTAACAAGTAA
- the secA gene encoding preprotein translocase subunit SecA, with translation MSVKKVIEKIIGSYSDRELKRIVPIVDKIDSFESEIKALSDDQLKGKTQEFKKRLAEGETTNDILPEAFAVMREASWRVLGMRHFKVQLIGGIVLHQGRIAEMRTGEGKTLVATLPVYLNALEGKGVHVVTVNDYLAKRDSEWMGKVYNFLGLSVGLIVHGLDNNERRAAYNCDITYGTNNEFGFDYLRDNMVIYKQDMVQRDLHYAIVDEVDSILVDEARTPLIISGPGDKSTDLYKTADSFVRRLKVKVFTQLDDKEDTDDIEADYIVDEKANTATLTADGVRKAEAFFGIENLSDSDNLTISHHINQALRAHGIMKLDKDYVVKDGEIIIVDEFTGRLMYGRRYSDGLHQAIEAKEGVKVERESKTLATITFQNYFRMYTKLSGMTGTALTEEQEFQDIYKLDVVVIPTNKSIARIDFPDSVYKNEMGKFNAVINDIVECNKKGQPVLIGTISIEKSELLSSILKKRGVSHQVLNAKYHEKEAEIIAQAGKFGAVTIATNMAGRGTDIVLGGNAEFMAKQEMRKKGYHDDLINQATGFNDTDDQEILAARAVYRELYDGFKDKINAEREKVVAAGGLHIIGTERHESRRIDNQLRGRAGRQGDAGSSRFYISLEDDLMRLFGSDRLTGIVNALGLEDDQAIEHRMLSSAIENAQKKVEGKNFGIRKNVLQYDDVMNKQREVIYSQRRKVLDGESLKESFLKMVDGIADSIVHLYCSESPHPDNWDWDSIRSYAEGAFVPVGSLNFSKEEIEVMTKDDLREKVLEMITKRYDEKENEFGSELMRELERVVLLRIVDQKWMDHIDAMDQLKHGIHLRAYGQRDPVIEYKFEGFDMFEEMNRNIQFESVKVILNTHLNREQAAPKREKVAEPMETSHGDEVKKPVVKSQKDRIGRNDLCPCGSGKKYKKCCGENE, from the coding sequence ATGAGTGTTAAAAAAGTGATTGAAAAGATTATTGGAAGTTATAGTGACAGAGAACTTAAAAGAATCGTGCCCATTGTGGATAAGATAGATAGTTTCGAATCCGAAATAAAAGCATTAAGTGATGATCAGCTAAAAGGAAAAACACAGGAATTCAAAAAAAGGCTTGCAGAAGGTGAAACAACTAATGATATTCTTCCGGAAGCATTTGCTGTTATGAGGGAAGCATCCTGGAGAGTTCTCGGGATGAGACACTTTAAAGTTCAGCTTATTGGAGGTATTGTACTTCATCAGGGAAGAATAGCTGAAATGAGAACCGGAGAAGGTAAAACGCTTGTTGCTACACTTCCTGTATACCTCAATGCTCTTGAAGGTAAGGGAGTTCATGTTGTAACTGTAAATGACTACCTGGCAAAACGTGATAGTGAGTGGATGGGTAAGGTATACAACTTCCTGGGATTATCTGTAGGGCTTATTGTTCATGGCCTTGATAATAATGAAAGAAGAGCCGCTTATAATTGTGATATTACCTATGGAACAAATAATGAGTTTGGATTTGATTACCTCAGAGATAATATGGTTATATACAAGCAGGATATGGTACAAAGGGATTTACACTATGCAATAGTGGATGAAGTGGATAGTATTCTTGTCGATGAAGCTAGGACACCACTTATAATTTCAGGACCTGGGGATAAATCTACAGATCTTTATAAGACTGCAGATTCGTTTGTAAGAAGACTTAAAGTAAAGGTGTTTACACAACTAGATGATAAAGAGGATACTGATGATATAGAAGCTGATTATATTGTTGATGAAAAGGCCAATACTGCTACATTGACAGCAGATGGAGTGAGAAAGGCTGAGGCTTTTTTTGGAATTGAAAACCTCTCCGACTCAGATAATCTCACTATTTCACACCACATAAATCAAGCTTTAAGAGCCCACGGTATTATGAAGTTGGATAAGGATTATGTTGTTAAGGATGGAGAAATTATCATAGTAGACGAATTTACAGGACGTTTAATGTATGGAAGGCGCTACAGTGATGGTCTCCATCAGGCTATAGAAGCTAAGGAAGGTGTAAAGGTTGAAAGGGAGAGCAAAACACTTGCTACTATTACTTTCCAGAACTACTTCAGAATGTACACCAAGCTCTCAGGTATGACAGGTACTGCATTGACAGAAGAACAGGAATTTCAGGATATTTACAAACTGGATGTTGTAGTAATTCCCACAAATAAGTCAATTGCCAGGATTGATTTCCCTGATAGCGTTTATAAAAATGAAATGGGTAAATTTAATGCGGTTATAAATGATATAGTAGAGTGTAACAAGAAAGGACAGCCTGTGCTTATAGGTACTATATCCATTGAAAAATCCGAATTATTAAGTTCAATACTCAAAAAGAGGGGAGTTTCTCATCAGGTATTAAATGCCAAGTACCATGAGAAGGAAGCGGAAATTATTGCGCAGGCAGGTAAGTTTGGTGCAGTTACTATAGCAACCAATATGGCCGGCCGTGGTACCGACATAGTATTAGGCGGTAATGCGGAGTTTATGGCAAAACAGGAAATGAGAAAGAAAGGGTATCATGATGATCTGATTAATCAGGCTACAGGATTTAATGATACTGATGACCAGGAAATTTTGGCAGCAAGGGCTGTATATAGAGAGCTGTATGATGGTTTCAAGGATAAAATTAATGCGGAACGAGAAAAGGTAGTAGCGGCTGGCGGACTTCACATAATAGGTACAGAAAGACATGAATCAAGACGTATAGATAACCAGTTAAGAGGTAGAGCAGGGCGTCAGGGAGATGCAGGTTCTTCAAGGTTTTATATTTCTTTGGAAGATGACTTGATGAGGCTTTTCGGCTCGGATAGACTTACTGGAATAGTCAATGCTTTAGGTCTTGAGGACGATCAGGCTATCGAGCATAGAATGCTATCGAGTGCAATTGAAAATGCACAGAAAAAGGTAGAAGGAAAAAACTTTGGAATCAGAAAGAATGTACTTCAGTACGATGATGTAATGAATAAACAGAGAGAAGTAATATATTCTCAAAGAAGAAAGGTTTTGGACGGAGAAAGCTTGAAGGAAAGCTTCTTGAAGATGGTTGATGGTATTGCAGACAGTATAGTACACCTTTACTGCAGTGAAAGCCCGCATCCTGATAATTGGGACTGGGACAGCATTAGGTCATATGCAGAAGGTGCTTTTGTTCCTGTAGGTTCCTTGAATTTTTCAAAAGAAGAGATAGAAGTAATGACAAAGGATGACCTAAGAGAAAAAGTCCTTGAAATGATAACAAAAAGGTATGATGAAAAGGAAAATGAGTTTGGTTCTGAGCTTATGAGAGAACTTGAAAGGGTTGTGTTGCTTAGAATTGTCGACCAGAAATGGATGGATCACATCGATGCTATGGATCAGCTTAAGCATGGAATTCATTTAAGAGCATACGGGCAGAGAGACCCTGTTATAGAATATAAATTTGAAGGCTTTGACATGTTTGAAGAAATGAATAGAAATATTCAGTTTGAATCTGTAAAGGTAATTCTAAATACTCATTTAAACCGTGAACAGGCGGCACCAAAACGTGAAAAGGTTGCGGAACCTATGGAAACATCACATGGGGATGAGGTTAAAAAGCCGGTTGTTAAGAGTCAGAAGGATAGGATTGGCAGAAATGACTTGTGTCCTTGTGGCAGTGGCAAGAAGTATAAAAAATGCTGCGGCGAAAATGAATAA
- a CDS encoding YerC/YecD family TrpR-related protein: MNSKLKDEMTDKLFEAILLLNNVEECYNFFEDICTVAEIKALAQRLEVAMMLRDGKTYTDISEVTGASTATISRINRALNYGADGYKTILDRLADKKDS, from the coding sequence ATGAATTCTAAACTAAAGGATGAGATGACTGATAAGCTTTTTGAAGCTATTTTACTCCTTAATAATGTTGAAGAGTGTTATAATTTTTTTGAGGATATTTGTACTGTTGCTGAAATTAAGGCTCTTGCGCAACGTCTTGAAGTTGCAATGATGTTAAGAGATGGTAAGACTTATACAGATATAAGCGAAGTGACTGGTGCCAGCACCGCAACAATAAGCAGAATTAACCGCGCTTTAAATTATGGTGCTGATGGATACAAGACAATACTCGATAGGTTGGCGGATAAAAAAGACTCGTAA
- a CDS encoding DUF5317 domain-containing protein yields MLYIIVIFFALLIGVAISSFAGRRPSIYNIKFKHSWLLLPGVALQILSNIAEAKGIKFGTTITIMVNGLVFGFVFLVIWINRRYVGLWFIGLGALLNALVMMFNGGRMPVDISLLKDEPYLAKSADLVLRGADNKHVVISSITKIPIFADIIQVPGFLGLGMPLISIGDIIVAVGLFVLCLQFCLYCENIPKKNDIAC; encoded by the coding sequence TTGCTTTACATTATTGTAATATTTTTTGCTTTATTGATTGGAGTCGCTATAAGCAGTTTTGCAGGAAGGCGACCAAGTATTTATAATATAAAGTTCAAGCATTCATGGCTATTATTACCGGGTGTGGCCTTACAAATTCTATCTAATATTGCTGAAGCAAAAGGGATAAAATTTGGTACCACTATTACTATTATGGTTAATGGATTGGTATTTGGTTTTGTATTTTTGGTAATTTGGATCAATAGAAGATATGTAGGACTTTGGTTTATAGGCTTAGGAGCTTTGTTAAATGCATTGGTAATGATGTTTAATGGTGGAAGAATGCCGGTAGATATAAGTCTTTTAAAGGATGAGCCATATCTGGCAAAGTCTGCTGACTTAGTACTAAGAGGTGCAGATAACAAACATGTAGTTATTAGTTCAATTACAAAGATCCCAATTTTTGCTGATATAATCCAGGTTCCTGGATTTTTGGGTTTGGGAATGCCATTAATAAGTATTGGAGATATTATTGTAGCAGTAGGGTTATTTGTATTATGTCTGCAGTTTTGTTTGTATTGTGAAAATATTCCGAAGAAGAATGATATAGCTTGTTAA
- a CDS encoding carboxypeptidase regulatory-like domain-containing protein, whose product MPEKGSENMESQNRFLEEKIYEQEKPNKGKYLETDSFQYNSQDLDQEQKVDVNPVQVNTQNVNVYVKNEKIDYSGKITGVTILKKNSETVQYVNIFLYFCQKCGLPVFETNSDSSGNFIIEDIPPGYYILCAQLGSNLKCQSYHIKVLPGQSVHQTLMLS is encoded by the coding sequence GTGCCGGAAAAAGGAAGTGAAAATATGGAGTCGCAAAACCGTTTTCTTGAAGAAAAGATTTATGAACAAGAAAAACCGAATAAGGGAAAATATTTGGAAACCGATAGTTTTCAGTATAACTCACAGGACCTTGACCAGGAACAAAAAGTTGATGTAAATCCGGTACAAGTAAACACACAAAATGTTAATGTTTATGTTAAGAACGAAAAGATTGATTACTCTGGAAAAATCACTGGCGTTACCATTTTGAAGAAAAACAGCGAAACTGTTCAGTATGTAAATATATTTTTATATTTCTGTCAAAAATGTGGTCTTCCCGTATTCGAAACCAATTCTGATAGTAGTGGAAACTTTATTATAGAAGATATACCCCCGGGATATTATATTTTGTGCGCACAACTTGGAAGCAACTTAAAATGCCAGTCATATCACATTAAAGTTTTGCCTGGCCAATCTGTACATCAAACACTAATGTTAAGTTAA
- a CDS encoding tetratricopeptide repeat protein, whose product MIDFKQELKNYTPIDLDKLLKTNPNMPDNLKNSILLYNKALDNFRTKSEDIAIIELKKAISLNPDSCESINLLGVLYAGTGDYTKAREIFEKVISKDRNNLKALEYIKALDPNYNQSGNVKGNQKDKKESKKVACANEKNTGELSYATTNYISNIKQLLKKDPAKYILGFAAGVLVAFLLSFGFKSEEAVVHTSSSIDNTSQAENKEDFEQKYNKLNEEYKVLLGQLDNLKNSTQNYSNLTKLLEIDKLVLEQNYVAAADMLAALNAAELKGIEKAKYDSLRGQAMEKAAKEIFTQGRELYKKKQFKEALEKFDKVVLYVGEWKNSNATTYYRGVCYLELNNRDKALEAFKEVISKYPSSSFARYSQSRMNEMNS is encoded by the coding sequence ATGATAGATTTTAAGCAGGAGTTGAAGAACTATACACCAATAGATCTTGACAAGCTGCTAAAGACTAACCCGAACATGCCGGATAATTTAAAAAACTCAATTTTACTATATAACAAAGCTTTAGATAATTTCCGTACTAAAAGTGAAGATATTGCTATAATTGAACTCAAGAAAGCCATTTCTCTAAATCCTGATTCTTGCGAGTCTATAAATCTGCTAGGGGTATTATATGCTGGTACAGGGGATTATACCAAAGCTAGAGAAATTTTTGAAAAAGTTATTAGCAAAGATAGAAACAATTTGAAAGCTTTAGAGTATATAAAAGCTTTAGATCCAAATTATAATCAATCTGGTAATGTTAAAGGAAATCAGAAGGATAAAAAGGAAAGTAAAAAAGTAGCTTGTGCAAATGAAAAAAATACTGGCGAACTTAGCTATGCCACAACAAATTATATATCAAATATTAAGCAGCTTTTAAAAAAGGATCCTGCTAAATATATTCTTGGGTTTGCTGCTGGCGTTTTGGTGGCTTTTTTGCTTAGTTTTGGATTTAAATCTGAGGAAGCTGTTGTACATACTTCAAGTAGTATAGATAATACATCTCAAGCTGAAAATAAAGAAGATTTTGAACAAAAGTACAATAAGTTGAATGAGGAGTACAAAGTTTTATTAGGGCAATTGGATAACTTGAAAAATAGTACACAAAACTATTCAAATCTAACAAAACTATTGGAAATAGACAAGCTGGTTTTAGAACAAAATTATGTTGCAGCTGCTGATATGTTAGCTGCATTAAATGCTGCGGAACTTAAAGGAATAGAAAAAGCAAAATATGATAGTTTACGGGGACAGGCAATGGAGAAGGCTGCCAAGGAAATATTCACTCAAGGCAGAGAGTTGTATAAGAAGAAACAATTTAAGGAAGCTCTTGAGAAGTTTGATAAGGTTGTGCTGTATGTTGGTGAATGGAAAAATTCAAATGCAACAACATACTATAGAGGAGTATGCTATTTGGAGTTAAACAATAGAGACAAGGCTTTAGAGGCTTTTAAAGAAGTTATTTCCAAATATCCTTCCAGTTCTTTTGCAAGATACTCCCAAAGTAGAATGAATGAGATGAATTCCTAA
- a CDS encoding cache domain-containing protein, with amino-acid sequence MKKKVMLKEKLLRVSIVLIALFTATIFFVTDNKVNNLVEKTISAKVESISNLGLNIIKSRYDGDWNVKDGKLFIGENLVNNNFEVVDEIKEKTGSLATIYLGNERVATNELDKDGERTVGTMVSNEVAEIVLKKGVPYERAETVLGEKYSVKYVPIKDNAGKVIGMWSVGIPKSSISIQGSNILAMRASIVVISVISGILGCGILILYSKRFLKGVDTHKVAFLGAESKSNKTRRKVLSLSLFLIGTFLVIWVTIQGFTIGNVVNNLEYNNIKDRLNTSLELGYTLINEQYKGDWSIKYNKLYKGTNSFNDNYIVVDRIGSNTEYLSTIFMGDTVISTNILKSDGTRPIGTKASNKVIETVLKQGKEYTGETTVAGKRCIARYIPLKDRSGKTIGMWVLGVEKKLAINRIAGLRKAITQISLLAIIIAFATFLFLSIKMVSDIKNFNVSLHTSIN; translated from the coding sequence ATGAAAAAAAAAGTTATGTTAAAGGAGAAACTGCTGAGGGTATCTATTGTTCTTATCGCACTTTTTACAGCCACAATCTTTTTTGTTACGGACAACAAGGTTAATAATTTAGTGGAAAAGACCATATCAGCAAAAGTGGAAAGCATTTCAAACCTAGGGTTGAATATCATTAAAAGTAGATATGATGGTGATTGGAATGTGAAGGATGGCAAGCTTTTTATAGGAGAAAACCTGGTAAACAATAATTTTGAAGTTGTAGATGAAATTAAAGAAAAAACTGGTTCACTAGCAACAATATATCTTGGTAATGAAAGAGTGGCGACAAATGAACTGGATAAGGATGGGGAAAGAACAGTCGGAACAATGGTATCAAATGAGGTAGCTGAAATCGTTTTAAAAAAAGGTGTTCCCTATGAAAGGGCTGAAACTGTTCTTGGTGAAAAATATTCCGTTAAATATGTACCTATAAAAGACAATGCGGGTAAAGTGATTGGAATGTGGAGTGTGGGTATACCAAAAAGCTCTATTAGCATTCAGGGCAGCAATATATTAGCAATGAGAGCTTCAATTGTTGTTATTTCTGTAATATCTGGTATACTGGGCTGTGGAATATTGATACTCTATTCAAAAAGATTTCTCAAGGGTGTAGACACACATAAGGTTGCATTCCTTGGAGCTGAGTCAAAAAGCAATAAAACACGGCGCAAGGTTTTATCGCTGTCATTATTCCTTATAGGTACATTTCTTGTGATTTGGGTGACTATACAGGGTTTCACAATTGGCAATGTTGTTAATAATCTTGAATATAATAATATAAAAGACAGGTTGAATACCAGTTTGGAATTGGGATATACGCTGATTAATGAGCAATATAAGGGCGATTGGTCAATTAAATATAATAAGCTATATAAAGGCACAAATTCTTTTAATGATAACTACATAGTAGTAGATAGAATCGGTTCAAATACAGAATATCTTTCAACTATTTTTATGGGAGATACAGTGATTTCTACAAATATTCTAAAGTCTGATGGAACGAGACCTATAGGAACAAAAGCATCTAATAAAGTTATAGAGACTGTTTTAAAACAGGGTAAGGAATATACAGGAGAAACTACTGTTGCAGGCAAAAGATGCATTGCAAGATATATACCGCTCAAGGATAGAAGCGGTAAAACAATTGGTATGTGGGTTTTGGGCGTTGAGAAAAAATTGGCCATTAATCGTATAGCAGGTTTGAGAAAAGCCATAACGCAAATTAGTTTATTAGCCATTATTATAGCATTTGCAACGTTTTTATTCTTGTCTATAAAGATGGTATCAGATATTAAGAACTTTAATGTCAGCCTGCATACAAGTATAAATTAA
- a CDS encoding arsenate reductase/protein-tyrosine-phosphatase family protein, with protein sequence MKLKVAFICVHNSCRSQMAEALGKLFASDVFDSYSAGTETKPHINQDAVRIIKRLYGINMNDTQRSKLIDEIPEVDIVIKMGCNVICPFMPSNHEEDWGIDDPTGKSDEDFFKTAMIIEEKVKDLAKRIRNKEIE encoded by the coding sequence ATGAAACTGAAAGTAGCATTTATATGTGTTCACAATTCATGTAGATCACAGATGGCAGAAGCATTGGGCAAACTATTTGCTTCCGATGTATTTGATTCATATTCTGCAGGGACGGAAACAAAACCACATATAAATCAGGATGCAGTAAGAATTATAAAGAGGCTATATGGCATTAATATGAATGATACTCAGCGTTCTAAACTGATTGATGAAATACCGGAGGTTGACATAGTAATTAAAATGGGGTGCAACGTTATATGTCCGTTTATGCCATCTAACCATGAAGAGGATTGGGGAATTGATGACCCGACTGGCAAGAGTGACGAGGATTTTTTTAAAACTGCCATGATAATTGAGGAGAAAGTCAAGGATTTAGCAAAAAGGATTAGAAATAAAGAAATAGAATAA
- a CDS encoding CCA tRNA nucleotidyltransferase, protein MSTNLILKLPEEVTYIIKKLNDFSFKAYVVGGCVRDSILNKQPKDWDISTSATPDEVKALFDKTIDTGIKHGTVSVVVNNIAIEVTTFRTGSTQNNNCLTTDLSYRDLTMNTIAFHPSEGLFDPYSGVEDIKNAVIRAVGNPCERFKEDPLRMLRAVRFCATLGFDIEESTLDAIKRNSALIKNTSQERIRDELTKILISSRPLKLTLLRETNLLEYILPEFNLCFDITQNHPYHIFNVAMHSLRAVCEIENEVVLRWTMLLHDTGKALTKSTDREGIDHFYGHPDKSTKIAKDVLERLKFDNKTIAKVCHLVKNHDRRIEPDYKSVRMAASVIGVESFTDLLKVQEADKKSQNPEFLNSRLQDLYKITEIYADIIKKTHCLSIKDLQISGDDLVNMGFIQGKEIGYVLNKLLYAIIDKPELNTYSDLIKIAKSYRNK, encoded by the coding sequence ATGAGCACTAACTTAATTTTAAAGTTACCCGAGGAAGTTACCTATATAATAAAAAAATTGAATGACTTCAGCTTTAAGGCTTATGTTGTAGGAGGTTGCGTAAGAGACAGCATACTTAATAAGCAGCCAAAAGACTGGGACATCTCAACATCTGCAACACCTGATGAAGTAAAGGCCCTTTTCGATAAAACAATTGACACGGGAATCAAACATGGTACTGTTTCAGTAGTTGTAAACAATATAGCTATAGAAGTTACTACATTCAGAACAGGCTCAACCCAAAATAATAATTGTTTAACTACAGACCTTTCTTATAGGGACTTAACAATGAATACAATAGCATTTCACCCGTCCGAAGGATTATTTGATCCTTATTCAGGAGTGGAAGATATAAAAAATGCAGTAATACGTGCTGTAGGAAATCCATGCGAAAGATTTAAAGAAGACCCATTGAGAATGCTGCGTGCTGTACGTTTCTGCGCTACACTTGGATTTGATATTGAAGAATCTACTTTAGATGCAATTAAGAGAAATAGTGCACTTATTAAAAATACCAGTCAGGAGCGTATAAGAGACGAACTAACTAAAATATTAATATCTTCTCGACCACTTAAGTTAACACTTTTAAGAGAAACAAACCTTTTAGAATACATTCTTCCGGAATTCAACCTATGCTTTGATATCACCCAAAACCACCCTTATCACATTTTCAATGTGGCAATGCACTCTTTGCGGGCAGTATGTGAAATAGAAAATGAAGTTGTCTTAAGGTGGACCATGCTTCTTCATGACACAGGAAAAGCATTGACTAAATCAACCGATAGAGAAGGAATTGATCATTTTTACGGCCACCCTGACAAAAGCACTAAAATTGCAAAAGATGTATTAGAAAGACTCAAATTTGATAATAAAACTATAGCCAAGGTTTGTCACCTTGTTAAAAACCATGATAGACGCATAGAACCCGATTACAAGTCTGTAAGAATGGCAGCAAGTGTAATAGGAGTAGAATCCTTTACAGATCTTTTAAAAGTGCAGGAAGCGGATAAAAAAAGTCAAAATCCTGAATTTCTAAACTCAAGACTTCAAGATCTGTATAAAATAACAGAGATTTACGCTGACATAATTAAAAAAACACATTGCTTAAGCATCAAAGATCTGCAGATTAGCGGAGACGATCTGGTAAATATGGGATTTATCCAAGGTAAAGAAATTGGGTATGTATTGAACAAACTTTTATATGCCATAATAGACAAACCTGAGCTAAATACATATAGTGATCTAATAAAAATTGCAAAGTCCTATAGAAATAAGTGA